AGAAAGTGGAAATTACATCGAGCTTGCAGCAATTGAAGAACCAAGTTAAGTCCGGGGATGAGATCACCAAAGAGCAATATCTCAATAGCCCTCACTTTAAATTCCAAGAAGGTAAAGAGGGGAATTCATTGGCATATCTAAGACAGTGCATTAGTTTGATAAATTCAGGGAAGCCATTGATTGCGATGGATTGTGAGTCGTACGAAAGAAACCATCTGCAAGTGACAGAAATTGGAGTAGCGATTATGACTTACCGAAAGCTGACAGTACCgcaaatcaaaacaatccACGTGGTTGTAAAAGAACATTTTAAAAAGCGAAATACCTTATATGTGCCCGACAAGAAAGATCAATTCATGGGTGGGTCGTCATTTGTTATGACTGAAAACAAAACGCGTAtatttttacaaaaattgCTTGATAAGTACGTAGATGAGATGGACGGTGTATTTGTGGGACACCAAGTGTCGTCTGAgttgaaatatttcaagAGCATTGGTGTGAACTGTAAAGCAGACGTTCATACTATAGATACCATGAAACTAATGCAGTTGAGCAAGTCTGGGGGTAATTCTCTATGGGCGACATTACGAGAACTTGAGATCCCATACGGACATTTGCATAATGCTGGCAATGATGCTTACTTTACATTGTTAGCAGCGTTGTCGTTATGTGATCCTATCGTGAGAATCGATAAGAATTTGGACATATACATGGACTCACCCTATAAAGGGAAAAAGGCAGCACATGATGATAGTTCGACGTATTTTGTAgttgaagatattgaaaaggTTATAGAGAGTTTATAGAGCAAATATGTGAGATTTTGTGTAATTactattgtttgtttattttttcctCTTTGGTAAACAAATTTAGGGTTTTAAAATTCTAATTTCGTCCATCTTCatacctttttttttttaacgAACTTGCCAAACTACTTCTCCACATCTTCTTTAGTATATCATGATTGAGGAAGACGAAAATACTTCTTTACTTTCTAGACGTCCGTCTCACAGCTTTCTTGACACTCCAATAGGCTCTTTCAAAGGACCCAACTCATTACACAACTTTGCAAGTTCTTTCACCAGAGCCCAGTCCTTTGCTGCCAATAAAATCGATAATTCGATTCATAAGAAAAGATCTTTCTTTGTTAGTGGTGATGGCGGAACTGTTGAAGATGACGAAACTTTTGACCCTGAGTTATTAGTTCCCTCGTATCGCGGTGAAAGGTTAAGCACGGTTATGCACGATATTCAGAGCAGAAACCAGTTATTCATGAATCCTCCCAACCAGTTGGACCAGAGTGTTTCTCCCAACAACGATGTGTTTTTCCATGATGATGTAATGAACGCATTAAACGAATCCAGATCAAGACAGAATTCGACATTTGGCAACTCACAATTTAAACACAGAATATACTCGGCCCCATCCTTTTCGAGTTTCAGATCTTCAATCTCAGCTGCTACCACACCTTCAATTTTCCAGGTGAGAAAAATAGAAGATGAAGACGGTAATGTGGTTACTGTTTTGGCTGGTCAGTCAACTGCCCCacaaacaattttcaattccgTTAATGTTTTGATAGGTGTGGGCCTTTTAGCATTACCTGTGGGATTAATGAAAGCAGGATGGGTTTATGGTATTCCCATTTTGTTAGTTTGCGGTTTGACGACCTATTGGACAGCATGCTTGCTCTCAAAGGCAATGGATACCGACGACACTATTATGACATATGCTGATTTGGGATATGCCGCATATGGTTCCATGGCCAAGTTGGTCATATCTGTACTTTTTTCTATTGACTTGTTGGGTGCTGGTGTATCattgattgttttgtttaGTGATTCCTTGTATGCATTATTGGGGGATGACCAAGTCTGGACAAGGACTCGTTTTAAAATATTGAGTTTTATTGTGCTTACTCCATTTACATTTGTGCCCTTGCCCATTTTGTCAATTATATCCTTGTTTGGTATACTCTCGACAATTTCAATCACCATTTTGGTAATGGTGTGTGGTTTGCTCAAGCCAACTGCACCAGGATCATTATTGGAGACAATGCCAACGAACTTGTATCCCAAATCGTTACCCGATTTACTTTTGGCCATTGGGATCTTGATGGCACCGTTTGGTGGACATGCCATTTTCCCAAATCTAAAATCTGATATGAGGCACCCATACAAGTTTACACAGACACTACGCTCTACATATTCAATCACATTACTAACTGATTGTTCAATGGCGGTGTTGGGATTTTTAATGTTTGGACAAAACTGCAGTAACGAAGTCACCAATACATTATTAACTACTGCAGGGTATCCGAAATGGTGTTATCCCTTGATCAGTGGGTTGATTTGTTTAGTCCCACTAGCTAAAACACCATTGAATGCCAAGCCCATTATTTCAACATTGGATGTTTTATTTGGGGTCGCCAATATTAGCACAAACAAGATCAGAGAGACCGTCAATTCATTAGGAAGATTTGTGATTAGAATTGGTGTTAATGCTGTTTTTGTCGTGTTGGCCATTTTGTTCCCTGAATTCGACAAAATCATTGGAATGCTCGGAGCATctatttgttttattatcTGTATTATTTTGCCATGTTTGTTTTATGTTCGATTATGTGGCTCCAAAATTAGAGGTTTCGAAAGATTTATGGTTTATTCGGCTATTTTCATTTCGTGCGTATTAGCAAGCGCGGCAACTTGGGCTGTCCTCAATTATTGAGAAGCGGCTAGTTTCACAAAAGCATCGCAAACACCTTCCTCATTCGGTAAGTGTTTACCATTAGAAATGTGGCCAGTGACTAATagcatcaatttcatttgataagaaattaaaacatacaaaaaaaaagtacatacatacatagCATTCTTGTTAGAATATACTTGCATAATTCATTTCTCAATTATTAGTTCGACTTGCCCATCCCCAGAACAAGTATAAACACTCCTCTCAACAACTGCAGTTCCCAATAGCCAGCCAATTATGtatattccaaaaaaatacttgCAAGAAGATTGGGAACAGGTGGAATACTTGATTAAAAACTATCCCTTAGCAACAGTTGTCACCAATGACGAAAACGGAACAATTATTGCTAATCACATCCCCtttgttttgaaagaagATCCTGAATCGGGTAAGAAATACTTGATTGCCCATATCGCAAAGACAAATCATCAAGTTCCAACTTTAGCTGATTCCGATAACGTCTTGGTGATTTTCCAATCGGCTGATTCCTATATAACTCCAAATTACTACCCAGGAAAACCAGAAACCCACAAATACGTGCCAACATGGGATTTTGCTTGTGTTCACATTTACGGAAGCTCTAAAATAATcgataattttgattttgtgaGAAGTCAAATCACCCACTTGACTGATCAACAAGAAGCCGGTAAGCCCGATAGCTGGAAAGTTTCAGATGCTcctgaaaaatatttgaaagtaATGCAAAAAGCTATTGCGGGCCTCCAAATCGAAATAAAGTCCACTCAGTGCAAGTACAAGTTTGAGCAAGATATGAAAAGTGCAGATATTCAAGGGGTTGTTGATGGTTTACAAAAGGATGGTAAAAGTCAAATGTCTAATTTTGTTAAAGAGTCTAATCTTACAAAAATAGGGTAGGCTTGTAAAccattttttcttttatagCTAATAATACACGTATAGAGAGCAGTTCCTAGAGTTCGATCAGTCTTCTATTTCTTTGTCTAACCTTCATTTTGCGGGGTTGCTATCCATCAACAATGGCTTTAATGAGGAAAAGCCTCGACTACTAACTTCAAACGTCACTTTGTTTTCTCAATATGGGTTAAATCTAGGTCCGCCTCTTGCGCCTCTGAAACCACCTCTTCCACCTCTGCCACCTCTGCCTCTACCACCTCGGAAGTTGCCTCTGCCTCTTCCAGGAAAACCTCTTTTCACACTTATACCAGGAAtatttgttctttttgCCAGAACCTTCAATTGACGTTCCCTAAAAGTCGACCCATCCAACGTAGCAACAGCTTTATTGACTGCATCAGTGTCTGCAAATTCCAAATATGCAAACCCTTTTGGTTGACCAGTGAATTTGTTTGTCAATATTGTTACTCTGTTAACAACCCCGGCACTTGAAAAATGTTGTTGCAATTCTAATGGTGTTGAACCATAATCAACGTTACCTATGTATATGGATCTTGCATCTGTGTCCCTCTTTTCTTCATCGGTAGGATGAGTTACGCCATTGGTAGACTCTGAACTTAATTGTGAATGAAGTTCTCTCAACTTGGCAGTTTCTTGTTCCATTTCTTCCAATTTATTCTTTACTTCCTCTGAATTCTCAGAAGGAACTTGTTGGTTTTCAACTGGTATTTGATCAGACATAATGCTTAAATTGTTTGGCACAGCAAGAAGGATTCCCAAAGTTTttggtgttttttttttttttcttttgttgttttcaaaatcaagtGCCAAAACATTTTCACACCCGTTTTTACATTTACAGTTTCTATGCAGTCTCGGATTAAATCTACTTATCCTATAAACCACGTCAATACTGTGAATAACCTGGGAGATTTCTTTCACGGTTCAATGTGCTTCTGATATCGCCTATGTCTCTCGGTAACGTAACACCATTACTTCCCTGTTTTGTAGACCCATAATCTGGCTTTTTAACACgcttttttcttttcatgTGACTGGGAAGCAATGCATCAGTTTCTGTTCGCAAAACGTCAACGTCTGTCTCATAGCCTCTATCGTAAGGAACGTACTCGTCATCATCTGTCAAAACACTCATGAACCCGGAGTCTGGTCTAGGAAACTCGAAATCGTCTTTATTGttattcttttctctttttccaATACAAAACATCAAACCAACCATGACACCAccaaatattattaatccTAAAATGACACCCACACCAACACTGACCAATCCCAAGTGCACATGTAAAAAGTTGTCTCCGTTTTTGGGGTTCTCAAACCAG
The Candida albicans SC5314 chromosome 7, complete sequence genome window above contains:
- a CDS encoding uncharacterized protein (Has domain(s) with predicted exonuclease activity and intracellular localization), coding for MLGQFFNSVISFSISVTYTNKDLKNLREKKIITNISSFLSPTMFKSSPFKTFVRTKVEYVKNTKFKPVKYSKFIPKTYTFHPYEPAKKVEITSSLQQLKNQVKSGDEITKEQYLNSPHFKFQEGKEGNSLAYLRQCISLINSGKPLIAMDCESYERNHSQVTEIGVAIMTYRKSTVPQIKTIHVVVKEHFKKRNTLYVPDKKDQFMGGSSFVMTENKTRIFLQKLLDKYVDEMDGVFVGHQVSSELKYFKSIGVNCKADVHTIDTMKLMQLSKSGGNSLWATLRELEIPYGHLHNAGNDAYFTLLAALSLCDPIVRIDKNLDIYMDSPYKGKKAAHDDSSTYFVVEDIEKVIESL
- a CDS encoding uncharacterized protein (Putative vacuolar transporter of large neutral amino acids; possibly transcriptionally regulated upon hyphal formation; not the true Avt1 ortholog of S. cerevisiae); its protein translation is MIEEDENTSLLSRRPSHSFLDTPIGSFKGPNSLHNFASSFTRAQSFAANKIDNSIHKKRSFFVSGDGGTVEDDETFDPELLVPSYRGERLSTVMHDIQSRNQLFMNPPNQLDQSVSPNNDVFFHDDVMNALNESRSRQNSTFGNSQFKHRIYSAPSFSSFRSSISAATTPSIFQVRKIEDEDGNVVTVLAGQSTAPQTIFNSVNVLIGVGLLALPVGLMKAGWVYGIPILLVCGLTTYWTACLLSKAMDTDDTIMTYADLGYAAYGSMAKLVISVLFSIDLLGAGVSLIVLFSDSLYALLGDDQVWTRTRFKILSFIVLTPFTFVPLPILSIISLFGILSTISITILVMVCGLLKPTAPGSLLETMPTNLYPKSLPDLLLAIGILMAPFGGHAIFPNLKSDMRHPYKFTQTLRSTYSITLLTDCSMAVLGFLMFGQNCSNEVTNTLLTTAGYPKWCYPLISGLICLVPLAKTPLNAKPIISTLDVLFGVANISTNKIRETVNSLGRFVIRIGVNAVFVVLAILFPEFDKIIGMLGASICFIICIILPCLFYVRLCGSKIRGFERFMVYSAIFISCVLASAATWAVLNY
- a CDS encoding uncharacterized protein (Putative protein of unknown function; Hap43-repressed; repressed by nitric oxide; Spider biofilm induced), encoding MYIPKKYLQEDWEQVEYLIKNYPLATVVTNDENGTIIANHIPFVLKEDPESGKKYLIAHIAKTNHQVPTLADSDNVLVIFQSADSYITPNYYPGKPETHKYVPTWDFACVHIYGSSKIIDNFDFVRSQITHLTDQQEAGKPDSWKVSDAPEKYLKVMQKAIAGLQIEIKSTQCKYKFEQDMKSADIQGVVDGLQKDGKSQMSNFVKESNLTKIG
- a CDS encoding uncharacterized protein (Putative cytoplasmic RNA-binding protein; heterozygous null mutant exhibits hypersensitivity to parnafungin and cordycepin in C. albicans fitness test; Spider biofilm repressed) — protein: MSDQIPVENQQVPSENSEEVKNKLEEMEQETAKLRELHSQLSSESTNGVTHPTDEEKRDTDARSIYIGNVDYGSTPLELQQHFSSAGVVNRVTILTNKFTGQPKGFAYLEFADTDAVNKAVATLDGSTFRERQLKVSAKRTNIPGISVKRGFPGRGRGNFRGGRGRGGRGGRGGFRGARGGPRFNPY